One window from the genome of Pieris napi chromosome 3, ilPieNapi1.2, whole genome shotgun sequence encodes:
- the LOC125063602 gene encoding carboxypeptidase B-like: MELWHRLVAFLAVTTAVFATPLLNELPPGKEWPERLSVKQPFEPEKPTESPEYYSTFSSDLAFDEKPSENINEVLPALNEKVENIEAADRSTSTGTNVEKSETINENLPQVNEKADQKRETNESQKDVLGVAKDAEKENKVNYSGAQVWKVSTEDSRVRTVIGRLRRRNLIATWSGNHSYVDVFVKPHAVENVTRAFKRENIEYDIIIDDLQKRIDEENPPLDQNEIELQDRRGHRMTWKQYHRLEDIHGFLDYLAKTYSAIISVRSIGKSFEGRDLKVLRISNGKPSNKAVFIDGGMHAREWISPATVTYFINQFAENFDEEEDDIRNIDWYFLPVVNPDGYEYTHTADRLWRKNRKPAVGRQCAGTDLNRNFGYRWGGKGASANPCSDIFRGNRMFSEPESKALGDFIKNTAANFTAYLTYHSYGQYILYPWGYDNVVPPDHKTLDDVGKSMADAIKQIDGSKYTVGSSSGVLYPAAGGSDDWAKGQGIKYSFTIELGDTGRYGFILPTSYIEPVAKESLAGLRVLAHYVNKY; this comes from the exons aaTGGCCAGAACGTTTGTCTGTCAAGCAACCTTTCGAGCCAGAGAAACCAACAGAAAGCCCAGAATATTATTCAACTTTTTCATCAGATCTCGCATTCGATGAAAAACCTTCAGAAAACATAAATGAAGTATTACCAGCGTTGAACGAAAAAGTAGAAAATATAGAGGCAGCTGACAGGAGTACTTCAACTGGTACTAATGTTGAAAAATCAGAAACCATAAATGAAAACTTGCCACAAGTAAACGAGAAAGCCGATCAAAAGAGAGAAACAAATGAATCCCAAAAAGACGTTTTAGGCGTTGCTAAGGATGCTGAGAAAGAAAATAAGGTAAACTACTCAGGGGCTCAAGTGTGGAAGGTCTCAACTGAGGACAGTAGAGTTCGCACAGTCATTGGGCGCCTACGAAGGAGAAACT taATCGCCACATGGTCCGGAAACCACTCTTACGTAGACGTTTTTGTCAAGCCCCATGCCGTGGAGAACGTAACAAGGGCTTTCAAAAGGGAAAATATAGAATATGACATCATCATCGATGATCTACAAAAGCGAATCGACGAAGAAAACCCTCCACTAGACCAAAACGAAATCGAATTGCAGGATAGAAGAG gaCATCGAATGACGTGGAAGCAATATCATAGACTTGAGGATATCCACGGATTTTTAGACTACTTAGCCAAAACATATTCCGCTATAATAAGTGTTCGGTCTATAGGGAAATCATTTGAAGGAAGAGATCTTAAG GTATTGCGTATATCAAATGGTAAACCTTCAAATAAGGCAGTATTCATAGATGGTGGGATGCATGCGCGGGAGTGGATAAGTCCAGCAACTGTCACGTATTTTATCAACCAATTCGCTGAAAACTTTGACGAAGAGGAAGACGACATCAGAAATATAGACTG GTACTTCCTTCCCGTGGTGAACCCTGATGGTTACGAATACACCCACACCGCTGATCGTTTATGGAGAAAAAACAGAAAACCAGCTGTTGGCAGGCAATGCGCTGGTACCGATCTCAATAGGAATTtcgg ataccGTTGGGGCGGCAAGGGTGCTTCAGCCAATCCCTGCAGTGACATTTTCAGAGGAAACCGAATGTTCTCAGAGCCAGAATCGAAAGCTTTGGGA GATTTTATCAAGAATACAGCAGCTAACTTTACAGCATACCTAACTTACCACAGTTATGGCCAGTACATTTTGTACCCATGGGGATATGATAATGTGGTGCCCCCAGATCACAAAACCCTAGATGACGTTGGAAAGAGCATGGCAGAT gcaataaaacaaattgatgGGTCAAAATACACAGTGGGATCATCAAGTGGAGTATTGTATCCTGCTGCAGGAGGATCAGATGACTGGGCAAAAGGGCAAGGAATCAAGTACTCATTTACAATAGAACTGGGTGACACAGGCCGATATGGTTTCATATTGCCTACTTCGTACATTGAACCTGTTGCTAAAGAATCCCTGGCAGGATTAAGAGTATTGGCGCATtatgtaaacaaatattaa
- the LOC125063548 gene encoding pre-mRNA-processing factor 6 — MSVPPQAFVNKNKKHFLGIPAPLGYVAGVGRGATGFTTRSDIGPARDANDVSDDRHAPPAAKRKKNDEEDDDEDLNDSNYDEFSGYSGSLFSKDPYDKDDAEADAIYESIDKRMDEKRKEYREKRLKEDLERYRQERPKIQQQFSDLKRELKMVSEDEWSAIPEVGDARNRKQRNPRAEKFTPLPDSVLSRNLGGESTSSIDPTSGLASMMPGLATPGMLTPSGDLDLRKIGQARNTLMTVKLSQASDSVTGQTVVDPKGYLTDLQSMIPTYGGDINDIKKARLLLKSVRETNPNHPPAWIASARLEEVTGKIQAARNLIMKGCEVNPSSEELWLEAARLQPRDTARAVIAHAARNLPHSVRVWVKAADLEQEPKAKRRVFRKALEHIPNSVRLWKAAVELENPEDARILLSRAVECCPTSVELWLALARLETYENARKVLNKARENIPTDRQIWVTAAKLEEAHGNTHMVEKIIDRAISSLSANGVEINREHWFKEAMEAEKSGAVNTCQAIIRAVIGHGIDPEDQKHTWMEDAEACANENAYECARAVYGYALSVFPSKKSIWLRAAYLEKQHGSRSSLEALLQRAVAHCPKSEVLWLMGAKSKWLAGDVPAARGILSLAFQANPNSEEIWLAAVKLESENKEYDRARRLLAKARASAPTPRVMIKSAKLEWALNNCDEALKLLDEAIKVFSDYAKLHMMKGQIEEQLGRDDDAHNTYTQGLKKCATSVPMWILLSRLEEKLKHVTKARSVLEKARLRNPKNAELWLESVRLERRNGSAEIGNAVMAKALQECGNAGRLWAEAIFMESRPQRKTKSVDALKKCEHDAHVLLAVSQLFWTERKLNKCREWFNRTVKIDPDLGDAWAFYYKFELLHGNEQQQEDVKNRCKTAEPHHGEYWCQVSKEIANWCFSTEQILLLVAKNLPVPT, encoded by the exons ATGTCGGTGCCTCCACAAGCATTtgtaaataagaataaaaaacactTTCTCGGTATTCCAGCACCTCTTGGATATGTAGCAGGTGTTGGTAGAGG tgCTACCGGGTTTACTACTCGATCTGATATTGGGCCAGCCAGGGATGCCAATGATGTCTC TGATGACCGCCATGCTCCACCAGCAgcaaagagaaaaaaaaatgatgaaGAAGATGACGATGAAGACTTGAATGATTCCAATTATGATGAGTTTTCTGGCTACAGTGGATCTTTATTTTCCAAG GATCCCTATGACAAAGATGATGCTGAAGCTGATGCTATTTATGAATCAATTGATAAACGAATGGATGAGAAAAGAAAGGAATACAGAGAGAAACGTCTTAAAGAGGACTTGGAAAGATATCGTCAAGAGAG gcCAAAAATACAGCAGCAGTTTTCCGATCTTAAAAGAGAATTAAAGATGGTATCTGAAGATGAATGGTCAGCTATACCAGAAGTGGGTGATGCACGAAACAGAAAGCAAAGGAATCCGAGAGCTGAGAAGTTTACACCATTACCAGATAGTGTACTGTCACGGAATCTAGGTGGAGAGTCAACATCATCTATTGATCCAACATCTGGATTGGCGTCCATGATGCCTGGCCTGGCAACACCTGGAATGTTAACACCTTCTG GCGACCTGGATCTTAGAAAAATAGGTCAAGCCCGAAACACTCTCATGACAGTAAAGCTGTCACAAGCATCAGATTCTGTCACCGGACAGACTGTAGTTGATCCAAAAGGCTATTTAACTGACCTACAATCCATGATACCGACTTATGGAGGAgatattaatgatataaaGAAAGCCAGGCTCTTGTTGAAATCAGTTAGAGAAACAAATCCTAATCACCCACCGGCTTGGATTGCCAGTGCTAGATTGGAAGAAGTTACAG GAAAGATCCAAGCGGCTCGTAACCTTATAATGAAGGGTTGCGAAGTTAATCCCAGTAGTGAAGAGTTGTGGTTGGAAGCCGCCCGTTTACAACCCCGGGACACAGCCCGGGCTGTTATTGCGCATGCGGCGCGTAATTTACCACATAGTGTTAGAGTTTGGGTCAAAGCTGCCGATTTGGAACAGGAGCCTAAG GCGAAACGTCGTGTATTCCGCAAAGCGTTAGAACACATACCAAACTCCGTACGGCTTTGGAAAGCGGCCGTTGAACTGGAGAATCCAGAAGACGCTCGCATTTTACTATCGAGAGCAGTGGAATGTTGTCCCACAAGTGTCGAGTTATGGCTAGCATTGGCTAGATTGGAAACATACGAAAATGCAAGGAAAGTACTGAATAAGGCCCGGGAAAATATACCAACGGATAGACAGATTTGGGTCACCGCTGCTAAACTGGAAGAAGCGCATg GTAACACACATATGGTGGAGAAAATCATAGATCGTGCGATTTCGTCCCTAAGCGCTAACGGAGTTGAGATCAACCGCGAACACTGGTTCAAGGAGGCCATGGAAGCCGAAAAATCTGGCGCTGTTAATACTTGTCAG GCAATTATTCGGGCGGTAATCGGACACGGGATTGACCCAGAAGATCAAAAGCACACATGGATGGAGGACGCTGAAGCg tgCGCAAACGAAAATGCATATGAGTGCGCCCGAGCTGTTTACGGGTACGCGTTATCCGTATTCCCGTCTAAGAAGTCAATATGGCTTCGAGCAGCGTACTTAGAAAAGCAGCATGGAAGCCGATCAAGCCTCGAGGCTTTGCTGCAGAGGGCCGTGGCCCATTGCCCCAAGTCTGAAGTGCTTTGGCTCATGGGGGCCAAGTCTAAGTGGTTGGCTG ggGACGTTCCAGCTGCTAGAGGTATCCTATCTTTAGCTTTCCAAGCCAATCCTAATTCAGAAGAGATCTGGTTGGCCGCGGTGAAGTTGGAGAGTGAGAACAAAGAGTATGATAGAGCGAGACGGCTGCTTGCTAAGGCTAGGGCATCTGCACCTACACCTAGG GTTATGATAAAATCAGCGAAACTGGAATGGGCTCTTAACAATTGCGATGAGGCATTGAAGCTATTGGATGAAGCTATAAAGGTGTTCAGTGATTACGCCAAGTTGCACATGATGAAGGGGCAGATTGAGGAGCAGCTCGGACGCGATGATGACGCCCATAACACTTATACGCAGGGg TTGAAGAAATGTGCGACGTCCGTTCCTATGTGGATTTTATTATCAAGACTAGAAGAAAAACTCAAACACGTCACCAAGGCGAGGTCTGTACTCGAAAAGGCGAGATTAAGGAATCCAAAGAATGCGGAATTATG GTTAGAAAGTGTAAGGCTGGAACGTCGCAATGGAAGCGCGGAGATAGGGAACGCCGTGATGGCAAAAGCCTTACAGGAGTGCGGAAATGCTGGACGCCTTTGGGCTGAAGCGATATTCATGGAGTCAAGACCGCAGCGGAAAACCAAAAGT GTGGATGCGTTAAAAAAATGCGAACACGACGCGCACGTACTTCTCGCCGTGTCGCAACTCTTTTGGACGGAACGGAAACTTAACAAGTGTCGAGAGTGGTTTAATAGAACG gtAAAAATTGACCCGGATTTGGGTGACGCATGGgcgttttattacaaattcgAACTCCTTCATGGTAATGAACAGCAACAGGAAGATGTCAAAAATCGATGTAAGACAGCTGAGCCTCACCACGGTGAATATTGGTGTCAAGTGTCAAAAGAAATAGCTAATTGGTGCTTTAGTACcgaacaaatattattattagtcgCTAAGAATTTACCTGTACCAACGTAA
- the LOC125063678 gene encoding uncharacterized protein LOC125063678: MSPKCPVPPLQDITLSLTARQLIHTITKISTEEDVALPFTMVSSYYESMGVTSDIFQDLLNLILTSDYLDPSVRYFTMKLLLKENVKSLATGMFPCPYYRRILELIIEQGRHLTSLNMKGVWVKDEHLHLMYEIIKNLPNLTTLSIPYIANDEILKYIGENNKVLKLLDVSGETDITEIGIDAMLTGNPQLAQSITVVNIGMYGEENIDHTDVALLIRRLPNLTNLGSYSYVGKAINYVYNHDCPPNFKTKIQYIHDVQTNQRTMKAITAICPLVETIYLEEADQGVLQQLKDLSYVNKIKLNKFQCHELHQLLDKIGYKILTLMLSGSRGSFNFTRIAETCPNLESLEFYQCQTATHEEEVPFNKLEHIEIIQGNLSGPCLKYLMTCTPKLKKLIIGDEIKLDDNDFARILRRYKFPNLEAIWFPNAPRLTRETVDMLMENCPKLQSLGQLSGWNYTPDDMMLMRAIIASTNTDLILSPLGIFQQGT, from the exons ATGTCTCCAAAGTGTCCCGTACCGCCGTTACAAGATATCACATTATCTTTAACAGCAAGACAGCTGATACACACAATAACGAAAATATCGACAGAAGAAGATGTGGCTCTACCTTTTACTATGGTGTCCTCATACTACGAGAGTATGGGAGTGACGAGTGATATATTTCAAGACCTACTTAATCTTATACTTACCTCGGATTATCTTGACCCATCAGTGAGATATTTTACAATGAAGCTGCTTCTTAAGGAGAACGTAAAGAGCTTAGCGACAGGCATGTTCCCGTGTCCATACTATAGGAGAATCCTTGAACTGATTATTGAACAAGGCCGCCATTTGACATCTTTAAATATGAAAGGTGTGTGGGTGAAAGACGAACATCTACATTTAATGTACGAAATAATCAAGAACCTACCTAATCTAACTACGCTTAGTATACCATACATAGCTAACGATGAAATACTTAAGTATATTGGAGAAAATAACAAAGTATTGAAACTGCTCGATGTCTCTGGTGAAACAGATATAACAGAGATTGGAATAGATGCCATGTTGACGGGTAATCCACAACTCGCCCAGAGTATTACTGTTGTTAATATTGGAATGTATGGTGAAGAAAATATAGATCACACCGATGTAGCACTGCTAATCCGAAGACTTCCAAATTTAACTAATCTAGGTAGCTATTCATATGTGGGTAAAGCAATAAATTACGTGTACAACCACGACTGTCCACCTAATTTTAAAacgaaaatacaatatatacatGATGTACAAACAAACCAAAGAACTATGAAAGCTATTACAGCAATATGTCCTTTGGTAGAAACAATTTACTTAGAAGAGGCTGACCAGGGTGTGCTTCAGCAGTTAAAGGATCTAAGTTATGTAAacaagataaaattaaataagtttcaGTGCCATGAACTACATCAACTATTAGATAAAATAGGATACAAGATATTAACGTTAATGTTATCAGGATCGAGAGGTTCTTTCAACTTTACTAGAATAGCAGAAACTTGCCCTAATTTGGAGAGTCTTGAGTTTTACCAATGCCAAACTGCAACTCACGAAGAAGAagtgccttttaataaattggaaCACATCGAAATAATTCAAGGCAACTTGTCGGGACCGTGCCTCAAGTACCTAATGACTTGTACTCCAAAGTTGAAAAAACTGATCATTGGGGATGAAATAAAACTAGACGATAATGACTTTGCTCG GATATTACGCCGCTATAAATTTCCCAATTTAGAAGCGATTTGGTTTCCAAATGCGCCACGATTGACAAGAGAGACCGTAGACATGTTAATGGAGAATTGCCCTAAACTCCAAAGCCTGGGTCAGTTGAGTGGATGGAATTATACTCCGGATGACATGATGCTTATGAGAGCGATTATCGCAAGTACTAATACGGACCTAATTCTCTCTCCTTTGGGTATATTTCAACAGGGAACGTAA
- the LOC125063661 gene encoding early boundary activity protein 2-like, with protein MSSKSKIEKWLLADWSTSRSTGSKFGEEAKSLPISTDRNESGNEIDRKECQPKKSTASYGHNDSGAGGSLPNEDQDYSPSTSSWEPSNGHSDDSDEEVDKENNLQQYLRQISIKRRNKKNMTPVHRPNAVVKVLQEQKLNANQSRKRKHNEIQHHTKSFVTDSTKKTQPKNTMNIHLKNVLEIRETFQQLFGMINDLKVKTMGTIINETLNNSENVKEKSFDDILSPRSEESNRSDDNVLITNKYSTVGSVSSNEHNRDKLQDEWVPIGSGKTLIHKDKYRKVNWKSYTIATRTLLLATFPRRILATHSLTGKRSPAFQNKPAKMCLDPKIVSDVLIEITSKFKVKENLVRSIITTKCADEAKMYKMRLEGKKKISKARQSSSDHEDVPLQSLKKDRNSK; from the exons ATGTCGTCGAAGagtaaaatagaaaaatgGTTGCTAGCCGATTGGAGCACAAGTCGCAGCACAGGATCTAAATTCGGTGAAGAAGCAAAGAGCCTTCCAATATCCACGGATCGAAATGAGAGCGGAAATGAAATAGACCGGAAGGAAT GCCAACCGAAGAAATCCACAGCAAGCTATGGCCACAATGATTCAGGAGCCGGTGGAAGTCTGCCTAATGAGGACCAGGACTACTCACCGAGTACTTCGTCATGGGAACCATCTAACGGTCATTCTGATGACTCTGACGAAGAA GtagataaagaaaacaatCTACAACAATACCTCCGgcaaatatcaataaaaaggCGTAACAAAAAGAACATGACTCCGGTACACAGGCCGAATGCAGTTGTAAAAGTATTGCAGGAACAAAAATTGAACGCTAACCAGAGTCGTAAAAGAAAACACAATGAAATACAGCATCATACCAAAAGTTTCGTAACCGATTCAACGAAAAAAACCCAACCTAAAAACACAatgaatatacatttaaaaaacgttTTGGAAATCAGAGAGACTTTCCAACAGTTGTTTGGTATGATAAACGATTTAAAGGTTAAAACTATGGGAACcataataaatgaaactttaaataatagcgaaaatgtaaaagaaaaaagttttgATGATATACTCAGTCCGAGGAGTGAAGAATCCAATCGTTCTGATGATAATGTATTGATAACTAATAAATACAGCACAGTTGGTTCTGTTTCAAGCAATGAACATAATCGGGATAAATTACAAGATGAATGG GTTCCTATTGGAAGCGGTAAAACGCTCATACACAAAGACAAATACAGAAAAGTAAATTGGAAATCTTATACTATTGCGACGAGAACTTTGTTACTGGCAACATTTCCTAGAAg gaTACTGGCAACGCATTCTTTAACCGGAAAACGATCGCCggcttttcaaaataaacccGCCAAAATGTGTTTAGATCCAAAGATCGTGTCGGATGTACTTATAGAAATAACATCAAAATTCAAAGTTAAGGAAAACTTAGTTAG gAGTATAATAACAACAAAATGCGCCGATGAGGCGAAAATGTACAAAATGAGATTAGaaggtaagaaaaaaatttcaaaagcaAGACAGTCTTCCAGCGATCATGAGGATGTACCATTACAAAGTTTGAAAAAAGACAGAAATAGTAAGTAG